In Methanosarcina barkeri MS, a single window of DNA contains:
- a CDS encoding TRAM domain-containing protein, producing the protein MFRDERAPVPVEEGETYDVTIQDIARQGDGIARIEGFVVFVPNTSVGDEVQIKIERVLPKFAFASIVE; encoded by the coding sequence ATGTTTAGAGATGAACGTGCTCCTGTGCCCGTTGAAGAGGGCGAAACCTACGATGTAACTATTCAGGATATTGCTCGCCAGGGAGACGGCATTGCCCGTATTGAAGGTTTTGTAGTTTTTGTCCCGAATACAAGTGTTGGCGATGAAGTCCAGATTAAGATCGAAAGAGTACTTCCCAAATTTGCATTTGCAAGCATTGTTGAGTAA
- a CDS encoding TRAM domain-containing protein yields the protein MFREESRSVPVEEGEVYDVTIQDIARQGDGIARIEGFVVFVPGTKVGDEVRIKVERVLPKFAFASVVE from the coding sequence ATGTTCAGAGAAGAAAGTCGCTCAGTCCCTGTCGAAGAGGGCGAAGTTTACGATGTAACAATTCAGGACATTGCTCGTCAGGGAGACGGCATCGCTCGCATTGAGGGTTTTGTAGTCTTTGTCCCGGGCACCAAAGTTGGTGACGAGGTTCGGATTAAAGTCGAAAGAGTACTTCCAAAATTTGCATTTGCAAGCGTTGTCGAGTAA
- a CDS encoding TRAM domain-containing protein encodes MFRDESSSVPVEEGEVYDVTIQDIARQGDGIARIEGFVIFVPGTKVGDEVRIKIERVLPKYGFASLVE; translated from the coding sequence ATGTTCAGAGATGAGAGTAGCTCTGTTCCTGTTGAAGAAGGCGAAGTTTACGATGTAACTATCCAGGATATCGCTCGCCAGGGAGACGGCATCGCACGTATCGAAGGTTTTGTTATCTTTGTCCCGGGCACCAAAGTTGGAGATGAAGTCCGGATTAAAATCGAAAGGGTTCTTCCCAAATACGGTTTCGCCAGCCTCGTTGAATAA
- a CDS encoding ABC transporter permease — translation MNVNFIKTVKEKGIEALSLIVAIAIWQLAADVIVQNKFKLPSFYDVIISFSAIVKSGLIFTDTLTSLINFAIGIAGAFVIGIPLGIAMGWFKDINRAVDPIIEILRPIPPIAWIPFAIIWFGLTHQAAGFVVFAGMVFPIIINTYTGFKNVPKVYVEAARVLGCTRNLDLIRYIAIPSAMPSIVAGIRIAMGVGWMCLVAAEMFGSDSGLGYEIWHNYYMHRMDFVLVYMLLLGFVGLLIDRFFRHYVNAKLLRWTSGTVV, via the coding sequence ATGAACGTTAACTTCATAAAAACAGTTAAAGAAAAAGGCATTGAAGCATTATCGCTCATAGTTGCAATTGCAATATGGCAGCTTGCAGCAGACGTAATTGTACAGAATAAATTTAAGCTGCCTAGTTTTTATGATGTGATAATCTCTTTTTCTGCAATCGTAAAGAGTGGGCTAATTTTTACAGATACATTGACGAGCTTAATTAACTTTGCAATTGGTATTGCTGGCGCTTTTGTAATTGGGATTCCTCTGGGAATAGCCATGGGATGGTTTAAAGATATAAACAGAGCAGTCGACCCTATAATAGAGATACTGCGCCCTATACCCCCCATTGCCTGGATTCCCTTTGCAATCATATGGTTTGGGCTTACCCATCAGGCTGCAGGTTTTGTTGTATTTGCAGGAATGGTTTTTCCAATTATCATCAATACATATACCGGTTTTAAGAACGTACCGAAGGTTTATGTTGAAGCCGCAAGAGTTCTTGGTTGTACCCGAAACCTGGATCTTATACGTTATATTGCAATTCCCTCAGCTATGCCCTCAATTGTTGCAGGAATCAGGATTGCTATGGGTGTAGGCTGGATGTGCCTTGTAGCTGCAGAAATGTTTGGGAGCGACAGCGGACTCGGATATGAGATATGGCACAATTACTACATGCACAGGATGGATTTCGTACTTGTTTATATGTTACTGCTCGGATTTGTTGGCCTTTTAATTGACCGTTTCTTCAGGCATTATGTAAATGCAAAATTACTGAGATGGACATCAGGAACTGTGGTATAA
- a CDS encoding IS701 family transposase — MDINPPKCTDIDYINFLIAASNVFSCTEAARCYPDIANAPSHDAFTRCLQRQPPDTEALWEEVKSYVKLKGGYLIVDDSTLDKPYAEEIAFVRRMWSGKHHRTVKGIGLVTLVWTDGTTVIPIDFRIYNIDVDDKTKNDHFRDMLDKAEERGFNPKFVLFDTWYASVKNLKAIRQKEWHFLTRLKNNRLVNPDNKGNVPLETVDIPPKGRVVHLKAYGFVKVFRIVSKNGDTQHWVTDVQEMDEAKREDLAKKSWKIEEYHRGIKQFCGVEKCQARKEESQRAHIMFSLRAFLRLELQRIKSGISWFESAMKIRRVAVTEYLRNPQYTLN, encoded by the coding sequence ATGGACATAAATCCACCTAAGTGTACCGACATTGACTACATTAATTTTCTCATTGCGGCTTCTAACGTTTTTAGCTGTACTGAAGCTGCTAGATGTTATCCAGACATAGCTAATGCTCCTTCTCATGATGCTTTTACTCGTTGCCTTCAAAGGCAACCTCCAGACACGGAAGCACTATGGGAGGAAGTAAAAAGTTATGTCAAGCTTAAGGGAGGATACCTAATTGTTGATGATTCAACATTAGATAAACCATACGCAGAAGAAATTGCTTTTGTTCGTCGTATGTGGAGTGGAAAACATCATCGTACTGTAAAGGGAATAGGCCTGGTTACCTTAGTTTGGACTGACGGTACAACCGTTATACCTATCGATTTTCGAATTTATAACATCGATGTAGACGACAAAACAAAGAATGACCATTTCCGTGATATGCTTGACAAGGCCGAAGAACGTGGTTTTAATCCCAAATTCGTTTTATTTGATACATGGTATGCAAGTGTGAAAAACCTTAAAGCCATTAGACAGAAAGAGTGGCATTTCCTTACAAGATTGAAAAATAATCGTTTGGTAAATCCTGACAACAAGGGAAATGTGCCACTTGAAACAGTAGATATTCCTCCAAAAGGACGTGTGGTTCACCTCAAAGCATATGGATTTGTAAAGGTGTTTAGGATAGTTTCAAAAAATGGAGACACGCAACACTGGGTTACAGATGTGCAAGAGATGGATGAAGCAAAACGTGAAGATTTGGCAAAGAAGTCATGGAAAATTGAGGAATATCATAGGGGAATAAAACAGTTCTGTGGTGTCGAAAAATGTCAGGCAAGAAAGGAAGAATCACAAAGAGCACATATAATGTTCTCATTAAGAGCTTTTCTTAGACTGGAATTACAAAGAATCAAAAGTGGAATATCCTGGTTTGAAAGTGCTATGAAAATTAGAAGAGTGGCAGTGACAGAATACTTAAGGAATCCCCAATACACGTTAAATTAA
- a CDS encoding bactofilin family protein: MIRFIKYHPRSNTYVIEKRAFFDEDLTLDGNVIVGQEVKFWKNLTVTGRLDLGKGSVVRGNVKARSALVCSKAKILGNIETVSELVFLDKAKINATACQGDIRVRPGCVIDSVKADGTLELIGKVLVRKVEPLTKVIIRAEE, from the coding sequence ATGATTCGTTTTATCAAGTACCACCCCAGGTCCAATACTTACGTCATTGAAAAACGAGCTTTTTTTGATGAGGATCTTACTCTGGATGGCAATGTAATTGTCGGGCAAGAAGTGAAGTTCTGGAAGAACCTCACAGTAACTGGCAGGCTTGATCTCGGAAAAGGTTCAGTTGTTAGAGGCAATGTAAAAGCCAGAAGTGCGCTTGTCTGTTCAAAGGCAAAAATTCTGGGCAATATCGAAACGGTTTCTGAGCTTGTTTTTCTTGATAAAGCTAAAATAAATGCTACAGCCTGCCAGGGGGATATCCGCGTCAGGCCTGGGTGCGTTATCGACTCCGTAAAAGCAGACGGTACGCTTGAACTTATCGGAAAAGTTCTTGTCAGGAAAGTAGAGCCATTAACGAAAGTGATTATCCGGGCTGAAGAATAA
- a CDS encoding ABC transporter ATP-binding protein: MGRVSVKNVSRIFTKKEDNVGTEALHDVSFDVEDGEFICLLGPSGCGKTTLLRITAGLETQTSGEITLNGVPITGPDPKRGMVFQQYSLFPWRTVIDNITFGLEMQGISKAEARKQVEKYIELVGLEQFKNSYPYELSGGMQQRAAIARALANEPEVLLMDEPFGALDAQTRNILQDELLKIWEQKHVTFLFVTHSVDEAVVLADRIVVMTARPGRIKEIVKVDLPRPRSRTSKEVNLLRDRILKLLEEERFHR; this comes from the coding sequence ATGGGTAGAGTAAGTGTAAAAAATGTTTCACGTATCTTTACTAAAAAAGAAGATAATGTAGGTACAGAAGCTTTGCACGATGTGAGCTTTGATGTTGAAGACGGAGAGTTTATCTGCCTTTTGGGACCATCCGGCTGTGGGAAGACCACTCTGCTACGCATCACTGCTGGACTCGAAACCCAGACTTCAGGAGAAATTACACTAAACGGTGTTCCTATAACTGGCCCGGACCCCAAAAGAGGTATGGTCTTTCAGCAATATTCTCTATTTCCCTGGAGAACAGTCATCGATAACATTACATTTGGACTGGAAATGCAGGGGATTAGTAAGGCTGAAGCCAGGAAGCAGGTGGAGAAGTATATAGAACTTGTGGGCCTGGAGCAGTTCAAAAATAGCTATCCATACGAACTCTCAGGAGGTATGCAGCAGCGTGCAGCCATTGCACGAGCCCTAGCCAATGAGCCCGAAGTCCTTCTTATGGATGAACCTTTTGGGGCCCTGGATGCCCAGACTAGAAATATCCTTCAGGACGAACTTCTGAAGATATGGGAACAAAAACACGTGACCTTCCTTTTCGTAACTCATAGTGTGGATGAAGCGGTTGTTCTCGCGGACAGGATAGTGGTCATGACTGCAAGACCAGGAAGGATAAAAGAGATTGTAAAAGTTGACCTGCCCCGCCCACGCTCCAGGACAAGTAAAGAGGTTAACCTTTTAAGAGACCGTATCCTGAAACTTCTGGAAGAAGAAAGATTTCACAGGTAA
- a CDS encoding ABC transporter substrate-binding protein: protein MKKLGILILTFLLVASIFVSGCASNKENVSENGTGSEETTAITELNIGYQPSTHQIAYMTAAEKGWWKSDLAPYGITKINEYQFPTGAPEMQAMLAGDLDVAYVGAAPVITALSQGLDAKIVAPVQINGSSLVLRNEYKYESPQDLKGLTIATYPTGTIQDTLLRNWLQKNGLDPEKDVKILGMTSGDAITAISAKQVDAVFLPHPSPTVIEKEGNGRIIVQSGEMEANHACCVLVVSGKLIKEHPEIVEQIVKTHIKATEYNKEHMDEAAKIFANKTTEDLDTVKDSLKEWDGAWITDPALIEDSAVNYSKVQYELGYIPKSLTKEEIFDTSFYEKATSEK, encoded by the coding sequence TTGAAAAAACTAGGCATACTTATACTTACTTTCTTGCTGGTTGCATCTATCTTCGTATCTGGCTGTGCATCCAATAAAGAAAATGTATCCGAGAACGGAACCGGATCTGAAGAGACCACTGCAATTACTGAGCTGAACATTGGCTATCAGCCAAGCACCCATCAGATCGCATATATGACTGCGGCTGAAAAAGGATGGTGGAAATCAGACCTTGCACCATATGGAATTACAAAAATTAATGAATACCAGTTTCCGACAGGAGCCCCTGAAATGCAGGCAATGCTGGCTGGAGATCTGGATGTTGCCTATGTAGGAGCAGCACCTGTAATTACAGCTCTCAGCCAGGGACTTGACGCAAAGATTGTTGCACCTGTCCAGATAAACGGTTCAAGTCTGGTTCTTCGTAACGAATACAAATACGAAAGCCCTCAAGACTTAAAGGGTCTTACGATCGCTACTTACCCGACAGGAACAATTCAGGACACCCTGCTCAGAAATTGGCTCCAGAAAAATGGGCTTGACCCTGAAAAAGATGTGAAAATCCTTGGAATGACTTCAGGAGATGCTATCACCGCTATTTCAGCTAAACAGGTTGATGCTGTCTTCCTGCCTCACCCCTCCCCAACAGTTATAGAAAAGGAAGGAAACGGGCGTATCATAGTACAATCTGGAGAGATGGAAGCAAACCATGCCTGCTGTGTGCTTGTCGTAAGTGGAAAACTTATCAAAGAGCACCCGGAAATTGTGGAACAGATTGTAAAGACCCATATTAAGGCAACTGAGTATAACAAGGAACATATGGACGAAGCTGCTAAGATTTTTGCAAATAAGACTACAGAGGATCTTGACACTGTAAAGGACTCGCTTAAGGAATGGGATGGTGCATGGATCACAGATCCAGCCTTGATTGAAGACTCAGCTGTCAATTACTCAAAGGTTCAGTACGAACTTGGGTATATTCCGAAATCCCTGACAAAGGAAGAAATCTTTGACACAAGTTTCTATGAGAAAGCCACGAGTGAGAAATAA
- a CDS encoding TRAM domain-containing protein encodes MFREESRSVPVEEGEVYDVTIQDIARQGDGIARIEGFVIFVPGTKVGDEVRIKVERVLPKFAFASLVE; translated from the coding sequence ATGTTCAGAGAAGAAAGTCGCTCAGTCCCTGTCGAAGAGGGCGAAGTTTACGATGTAACAATTCAGGACATTGCTCGTCAGGGAGACGGCATCGCACGTATTGAAGGTTTTGTTATCTTTGTCCCGGGCACCAAAGTTGGAGATGAAGTCCGGATTAAAGTCGAAAGGGTTCTTCCCAAATTTGCATTTGCAAGTCTTGTCGAGTAA
- a CDS encoding helix-turn-helix domain-containing protein encodes MNVADKVIKSAFESDEVFQKTLSTVIKEDLNLTAVDFAKKASIPPSTLYKILSGNRDPNIKTLRQIVKTIRDIKETDSGDFIAVIAARSVLDNIVETKKKIAGRLVTIREYSATSMEEAIIAAVNAERDGAKALVCAPIVSPTVEKILNIPVTTMIPKNSLIVAIELALKKME; translated from the coding sequence ATGAATGTTGCAGACAAAGTTATCAAATCCGCATTTGAATCCGATGAAGTTTTTCAAAAAACGCTTTCCACTGTAATAAAAGAGGATCTTAACCTCACGGCTGTGGATTTCGCAAAAAAAGCAAGCATTCCCCCAAGTACTCTTTATAAGATCCTGTCAGGGAACCGGGACCCCAACATTAAAACTCTTCGTCAGATAGTGAAAACTATCCGCGATATTAAAGAAACAGATAGTGGAGATTTTATCGCTGTGATTGCAGCTCGCTCGGTGCTTGACAACATCGTAGAAACAAAGAAAAAGATAGCTGGTAGGCTGGTCACAATCAGGGAATATTCGGCAACCTCAATGGAAGAAGCCATAATAGCAGCCGTTAACGCCGAAAGGGATGGAGCAAAAGCCCTTGTTTGCGCTCCTATAGTGAGCCCTACAGTGGAAAAGATCCTCAACATTCCAGTAACAACTATGATCCCAAAGAACAGCCTTATAGTTGCTATCGAACTTGCGCTCAAAAAGATGGAGTAA